A genomic window from Sulfurospirillum multivorans DSM 12446 includes:
- a CDS encoding Calx-beta domain-containing protein, with amino-acid sequence MKKNSLIFNVMKTFLFFICIHTLLFAESPDYPGNCSNPTTASTFGFLTSTSTINKLGNATYTRYWNGWGWWGEWVYTEDNDFFLLTTPKAGTLTITISGSNAFFTTANNSCPTRNSTSRTTYTIHLDSATTNFNIGVFSNLGFSPDYTLSVTFTPDIITPSFSIADTTLNEGNAGIYTKNIPVTLSDTDGNTVTVNYATSNGTATTGSDYNATSGTLTFSGSTTIQNIPVKINGDTTNENDEYFYITLSNATGGATIKDNRATITLLNDDGGAVHSGGRDFLIRNPISTQNIKGNIKVIGNTVLCYKQNGQCVDTNSANNQVSLSFIDTSSTVHTYNNSSQAQISSVPSTAKVLWAGLYTQGYMGRNYNDTTSALMGTPVYLITPSGTSIATTPNVIDVYEYTDNHYTYSTFSEVPTLKGMTGSQINGYFTGANIKAREGDDDGTLGYFAAWSLVVIYQDDSESLKNISVFDGYKRVSNDTGYQNVDITVDGFLTPTSGNVNSALSVFIGEGDKNIVGDSIFLNNIQIPDVDNDNAFNSTVNGFTPNPNPVNFQGIDIHNYDVGIDGNTSHAQIIGNSETSATIRLHTERYTDNSSDTYFPSMVAFTTELYEPRVCYVEAYYTEDGNTTLTSANVGDIITIKTWIANMKKDASDGNLETAEKVEITMEHDDTNLAYQSESTKIQNVGESAYSSKTDASDSDIATFISDTNSSVWHIRTGANATNGGDLTPNVTNDAANKAYISFKEKIQTSGDITIANIYKVSYENSSMGLRIGDESPVNIGVCKDFNASIAVSAPLGVFNVVNQNFTGTTDPKDTTSSLNALYTQIAGKAFNVKVLALDSDYITLKSYTGDVNLSLVTTPNYLASETDDQKQAKCNAATSLTDAKTISFANENSKTVTLDDYTKAYKDISFKITYDNNGTISYVCSRDNFSIRPERYSIDLNETKLIGGKQYLFDLNATLYQHDTNISGYNQTIPQTIDQNVSEGLAPLFFPATCIGLNTDRTIATPAVTFTEGSNKTTRYTFNNVGKVLISIDDKLWTKIDQSAYNSKGYSDCIENSSSSAANNGQIGCTISGSKTFTFVPKQFNNELALQNFNDGNFTYLSNDGNMSAILRLTTTAILDDNATATFYTAGCYAEDVNYTISVRNFNLFNNTTRNLIHYFKDENDTTSILVNNLVAGEGNFSSTEGNFTNGVAQNLKMLFNFDRNSTQAYDPFKIAKSDFNITAIIDDQNTTGSDFNRTTDQNATFYYGRVYSTDYRGTSPINTTIRYEVYCKDCNRTDMNITGMQSPTSLNWYQNTFHVITDGNVTTFSSIGTTLINDLNTTTSGFIANGIENNTLGNAVVPYTDRIQMTPSSWLLYNQYNAGATTNDFTVEFIRAGNWAGQGNLGRTVDVNTSIRTNRRMEW; translated from the coding sequence ATGAAAAAAAACAGTCTTATCTTCAATGTGATGAAAACTTTTTTATTTTTTATTTGTATACATACATTACTTTTTGCTGAATCACCTGATTATCCAGGTAATTGTAGTAATCCAACAACTGCAAGTACATTTGGATTTTTAACATCGACATCTACTATCAATAAGCTAGGAAATGCTACGTATACAAGATATTGGAATGGATGGGGATGGTGGGGGGAATGGGTATATACGGAAGATAATGACTTTTTTTTGCTTACTACACCAAAAGCAGGAACATTGACCATTACGATAAGCGGTTCAAATGCTTTTTTTACCACAGCAAACAATTCATGCCCAACGAGAAATAGTACATCACGAACAACCTATACAATTCACTTAGACAGTGCAACTACTAATTTTAATATTGGTGTCTTTTCAAATTTGGGTTTTTCTCCTGATTATACTCTTTCCGTCACATTCACCCCAGATATAATTACACCTTCATTTTCGATTGCTGATACAACTTTAAACGAAGGAAATGCTGGCATATATACCAAAAACATTCCAGTAACTCTCTCTGATACTGATGGCAATACTGTTACTGTTAACTATGCTACATCCAATGGAACTGCCACTACAGGCAGCGATTACAATGCAACTTCAGGAACACTAACATTTTCAGGAAGTACAACCATACAAAATATTCCTGTGAAAATCAATGGTGATACGACAAATGAAAACGATGAATATTTTTATATCACACTATCGAATGCTACAGGTGGAGCAACAATTAAAGATAATCGTGCAACAATTACTCTACTCAATGATGATGGAGGGGCTGTTCATTCAGGTGGTCGAGATTTTTTGATTCGTAATCCAATTAGTACACAAAACATTAAAGGAAACATCAAAGTTATAGGAAATACTGTGTTATGCTATAAGCAAAATGGACAATGTGTGGACACAAACTCTGCAAATAACCAAGTAAGTCTTAGCTTTATTGATACGAGTAGTACAGTTCATACATATAACAATTCTTCTCAAGCTCAAATATCTAGTGTTCCATCTACAGCAAAAGTTCTTTGGGCTGGACTATACACCCAAGGATATATGGGTAGAAATTATAATGATACTACTTCTGCGCTTATGGGAACGCCTGTTTATCTGATAACACCAAGCGGTACCTCTATTGCTACGACACCTAATGTTATCGATGTTTATGAGTATACAGATAACCATTATACGTACTCAACATTTAGTGAAGTCCCTACACTAAAAGGTATGACAGGTAGCCAAATAAATGGATACTTTACAGGTGCTAATATCAAGGCACGGGAAGGAGATGATGATGGAACACTTGGGTATTTTGCTGCTTGGTCCTTGGTTGTTATTTACCAAGATGACTCAGAGTCTCTTAAAAATATTTCAGTATTTGATGGATATAAACGTGTTTCTAACGATACTGGGTACCAAAATGTAGATATTACTGTTGATGGGTTTTTAACACCAACAAGCGGTAATGTTAACTCAGCTCTTTCAGTATTTATAGGAGAAGGTGATAAGAATATTGTTGGAGATTCTATATTCCTTAACAATATCCAAATTCCAGATGTAGATAATGACAATGCTTTTAACTCTACGGTAAATGGCTTTACACCTAATCCAAATCCTGTCAATTTCCAAGGAATTGACATACACAATTATGATGTTGGTATTGATGGTAATACATCTCATGCCCAAATTATTGGTAACAGTGAAACGAGTGCAACAATAAGATTGCATACTGAAAGATATACCGATAATAGTTCCGATACTTATTTCCCAAGTATGGTTGCTTTTACAACAGAGCTTTATGAACCACGTGTTTGCTATGTCGAAGCTTATTATACAGAAGATGGAAATACAACCCTAACAAGCGCAAATGTTGGTGATATTATTACCATTAAAACATGGATCGCTAATATGAAAAAAGATGCCAGTGATGGCAACTTAGAAACAGCAGAAAAGGTTGAAATCACCATGGAACATGATGATACCAACCTTGCATACCAATCAGAAAGCACAAAAATACAAAATGTTGGAGAGAGTGCATATAGTAGCAAAACAGATGCAAGTGATAGTGATATAGCGACATTTATCTCTGATACAAATAGCTCAGTATGGCACATTAGAACAGGCGCAAATGCTACAAATGGTGGTGATTTAACACCGAATGTCACCAATGATGCTGCAAATAAAGCCTATATTTCATTTAAAGAAAAAATACAAACATCAGGCGATATTACTATCGCGAATATCTATAAAGTCTCTTATGAAAACTCTAGTATGGGACTTCGCATAGGAGATGAATCACCAGTAAATATTGGTGTTTGTAAAGATTTTAATGCTTCAATTGCTGTAAGTGCCCCATTAGGTGTTTTTAATGTTGTTAATCAAAATTTCACAGGCACAACTGACCCAAAAGATACTACTAGTAGCCTAAATGCGTTGTATACACAAATTGCAGGCAAAGCTTTTAATGTCAAAGTTTTAGCACTCGATTCAGATTATATAACACTTAAAAGCTATACTGGAGATGTTAATCTTAGTTTAGTTACGACACCAAATTATTTAGCATCTGAGACAGATGATCAAAAACAAGCTAAGTGTAATGCGGCAACATCATTAACTGACGCTAAAACAATCTCTTTTGCGAATGAAAACTCGAAAACAGTAACACTTGACGATTACACTAAAGCATATAAAGATATCAGCTTTAAAATTACCTATGACAATAATGGAACAATAAGTTATGTCTGCTCACGCGATAATTTTTCAATTAGACCGGAAAGATATAGTATTGATTTAAATGAAACTAAATTAATTGGAGGAAAACAATATCTATTTGATTTGAATGCGACGCTTTATCAACACGATACCAATATTTCAGGATACAATCAAACAATTCCACAGACTATTGATCAAAATGTCAGTGAAGGGCTTGCTCCATTATTTTTCCCTGCAACATGTATTGGATTAAATACAGATAGAACTATAGCTACGCCTGCTGTTACATTTACAGAAGGCAGTAATAAAACTACACGCTATACATTTAATAATGTGGGAAAGGTTCTTATTAGCATTGATGATAAACTATGGACAAAGATTGATCAAAGTGCTTATAATAGCAAAGGATATAGTGATTGTATTGAGAACAGTTCGTCTAGTGCCGCCAATAACGGACAAATCGGTTGTACAATATCTGGTAGTAAAACCTTTACTTTTGTACCAAAACAGTTCAATAATGAATTGGCCCTCCAAAATTTTAACGATGGTAATTTTACATATCTCTCTAATGATGGGAATATGAGCGCAATACTTCGCTTGACTACCACAGCTATCTTGGATGATAATGCAACAGCAACATTCTATACAGCAGGATGTTATGCAGAAGATGTTAATTATACTATTAGTGTAAGAAATTTTAATTTATTCAATAATACGACCAGAAATCTTATTCATTATTTTAAAGACGAAAATGACACAACATCCATATTAGTAAATAATCTCGTAGCAGGTGAAGGCAATTTTAGCTCAACCGAAGGTAATTTTACAAATGGCGTTGCACAAAATTTAAAAATGTTGTTTAATTTTGATCGTAACAGTACACAAGCGTATGATCCATTTAAAATTGCAAAAAGTGATTTTAATATTACAGCAATTATTGATGATCAAAATACAACTGGTTCTGATTTCAATCGCACAACAGATCAAAATGCTACTTTTTACTATGGTCGAGTCTATTCAACGGATTATCGTGGTACAAGCCCTATTAATACAACTATACGTTATGAGGTTTATTGTAAAGATTGTAATCGAACAGATATGAATATTACAGGAATGCAAAGCCCAACATCACTTAATTGGTATCAAAATACCTTCCACGTAATAACTGATGGAAATGTCACAACATTTTCTTCAATAGGCACAACACTGATCAATGACCTTAATACAACAACATCAGGATTTATCGCCAATGGGATTGAGAACAATACTCTTGGAAATGCTGTAGTACCCTATACTGATCGTATTCAAATGACACCTTCATCATGGCTACTTTATAATCAGTACAATGCAGGGGCTACGACTAATGACTTTACTGTAGAATTTATACGTGCAGGAAATTGGGCAGGACAAGGGAACCTTGGAAGAACGGTTGATGTAAATACTTCCATTCGAACAAATAGAAGGATGGAATGGTAA
- the fliW gene encoding flagellar assembly protein FliW, producing MIFSVKAPIPGFETIKEVELEKIDEFFVKFISKSDPTTFTLINPFMLRPYEFEIPEYFRTLLEINEKSNILILNIMIIATPIETSTINFIAPLVFNVDNQSLAQVVLDANQHPDFGLMESISLFLNKEKSE from the coding sequence ATGATCTTCTCTGTGAAAGCGCCGATCCCTGGATTTGAAACCATCAAAGAGGTAGAACTGGAAAAAATTGATGAGTTTTTCGTCAAATTTATCTCGAAATCCGATCCGACCACCTTTACACTGATTAACCCTTTTATGCTTCGCCCTTACGAATTTGAAATCCCTGAATACTTTAGAACCCTGCTAGAGATCAACGAAAAATCGAACATTCTTATCTTAAACATCATGATTATCGCCACACCAATCGAAACCTCAACGATTAACTTCATCGCCCCACTCGTCTTCAATGTCGACAACCAAAGCCTAGCACAAGTCGTACTAGACGCCAATCAACATCCTGATTTTGGTTTGATGGAGAGTATTTCACTGTTTTTGAATAAAGAGAAATCTGAGTAG
- a CDS encoding outer membrane protein assembly factor BamD, producing the protein MKIANVLIVASLVAFMSGCASKDKEVFNMPATYWYEEIAKEIKNQDLEKADSLYTSLASEHIESPLLPEAMTMLANAHIQDEEYVLANFYLDEYLKRYGSKANADHVRYMKIKANYEAFPNPNRNQQLLIDTITQTKDFLARYPNSKFRPLAETVLVRLELGEYLLDTNIKDLYERVDKPEAAKSYEEKLNKSSLGGAKSIEPAIPWYRSWFEKQ; encoded by the coding sequence ATGAAGATAGCAAATGTTCTTATTGTGGCGTCATTGGTGGCTTTTATGAGCGGTTGTGCCTCTAAAGATAAAGAGGTTTTCAATATGCCAGCAACCTATTGGTATGAAGAGATCGCAAAAGAGATCAAGAACCAAGATTTGGAAAAAGCAGACTCGCTTTACACCTCATTGGCCAGTGAGCATATCGAATCCCCACTTTTACCTGAAGCGATGACGATGCTAGCCAACGCGCACATTCAAGATGAAGAGTATGTTTTGGCAAACTTTTATTTGGATGAGTACCTCAAACGTTATGGTAGCAAAGCCAATGCAGATCATGTTCGTTACATGAAAATCAAAGCAAATTACGAAGCATTCCCAAATCCAAATCGTAATCAACAGTTGCTGATCGACACCATTACGCAAACCAAAGATTTTCTTGCGCGTTATCCAAATTCCAAATTTCGCCCTCTAGCGGAGACGGTTTTGGTACGTTTGGAGTTGGGTGAGTATCTTTTAGATACGAACATCAAAGATCTTTACGAGAGAGTGGACAAGCCAGAAGCTGCAAAATCGTATGAAGAAAAACTGAACAAATCTTCATTGGGTGGCGCTAAAAGTATAGAACCTGCGATACCATGGTACCGTTCTTGGTTTGAAAAACAGTAG
- the lon gene encoding endopeptidase La → MKLSDYTAFPADIPIVVEDNLFLYPFMISPLFLTDEENIRAANDALDHNSLVMVCTAKVGSEHGRDFNAIYPAGVIGSIMRKVDLPDGRVKILFQGMQKGRILKELTSTPLRATIELIPTHRSEAMKVDATLAVLREKVSLLGSLGGQFPPDLIKTIEDNSDIHRITDLVASSMKLKKEQAYKLFVEEDDETRLLQLIDYVIEEIESSRLKKEIKTKVHSQIEKVNKEYFLKEQLKQIQKELGTDNQREEEIEEYRKKLEAKKEYMEEDAYKEIKKQIDKLSRMHPDSADANLIQSYLDWVIEIPFGKAAKKNLDVLEVKSQLDKDHYSLEKPKERIEEFFAVRELLAKRGIAEKNANGAILCFAGPPGVGKTSLANSIAKALKRKLVRIALGGLEDVNELRGHRRTYIGAMPGRIVQGIIEAEEMNPVVVLDEIDKVARSFRGDPTAVLLEVLDPEQNNKFRDYYLNFNIDLSKVIFIATANEIGSIPAPLRDRMEFIFVNSYTPQEKYEIAKKYLIPQELKKHGLKNNEINISKPTLQLIISNYTRESGVRNLRRRIADILRKVAKQLLIDPAIDKVSITNSNLKEYLPKTVFEIDEVDKENSVGIVNGLAWTSVGGDVLKVEAIRIQGKGGIQITGSLGDVMKESAKIALSVVKVLIDNGKIDVPLSIIPTTGMDKEENAKQVEPSDVYRRFDLHIHVPEGATPKDGPSAGVTMATAIASILCDKKVKSDLAMTGELTLTGKVLPIGGLKEKLIAAYKAKIKTALIPKKNYERDLDEIPDEVKEKMKIIPVSRVEEVLEYALVK, encoded by the coding sequence ATGAAACTCAGCGACTATACCGCATTTCCAGCGGACATACCCATTGTCGTAGAAGACAATCTATTTTTATACCCTTTTATGATTTCCCCTCTTTTTTTAACGGATGAAGAGAACATTCGTGCGGCGAACGATGCTCTGGATCACAACTCTTTAGTCATGGTCTGTACCGCCAAAGTGGGCAGTGAACACGGACGCGATTTTAATGCTATTTACCCAGCAGGCGTTATCGGTTCTATCATGCGTAAGGTTGATCTTCCTGATGGACGCGTTAAGATTCTTTTTCAAGGAATGCAAAAAGGAAGAATTTTAAAAGAGCTCACGAGCACACCCCTTCGCGCAACGATAGAGCTAATTCCAACACATCGCTCAGAAGCAATGAAAGTAGACGCAACCTTGGCTGTTTTACGCGAAAAAGTTTCTCTTCTTGGATCACTCGGCGGTCAATTTCCACCTGATCTTATTAAAACCATTGAAGATAACAGCGATATTCATCGCATTACCGATCTTGTCGCGAGTAGCATGAAACTCAAAAAAGAGCAAGCCTATAAGCTGTTTGTCGAAGAAGATGATGAGACCAGACTTCTCCAACTGATTGATTATGTGATCGAAGAGATTGAGTCAAGTCGTCTTAAAAAAGAGATCAAAACAAAAGTGCATTCACAGATTGAAAAAGTGAATAAAGAGTATTTTTTAAAAGAGCAACTGAAGCAGATTCAAAAAGAGCTAGGAACTGATAACCAACGCGAAGAAGAGATCGAAGAGTACCGTAAAAAGCTTGAAGCTAAAAAAGAGTACATGGAAGAGGATGCGTACAAAGAGATCAAAAAACAGATCGATAAACTCTCCCGCATGCACCCAGATTCTGCGGATGCAAACTTGATTCAAAGCTATCTTGACTGGGTCATTGAGATTCCGTTTGGTAAAGCGGCTAAGAAAAACCTTGACGTCCTAGAGGTCAAATCACAGCTCGATAAAGACCATTATTCGCTTGAAAAACCCAAAGAGCGTATCGAAGAATTTTTTGCCGTGCGTGAATTGCTCGCAAAACGTGGCATTGCTGAAAAAAATGCCAATGGGGCAATCTTATGTTTTGCAGGCCCTCCAGGTGTGGGTAAAACCTCTTTGGCAAACTCGATAGCGAAGGCTTTGAAGCGTAAATTGGTTCGTATCGCTTTGGGAGGACTCGAAGATGTTAATGAACTTCGAGGTCACAGACGCACCTACATTGGCGCGATGCCTGGGCGTATTGTTCAAGGTATCATCGAAGCCGAAGAGATGAATCCGGTGGTGGTTTTAGATGAGATCGACAAGGTCGCACGAAGCTTCAGAGGCGATCCAACGGCGGTGCTTTTAGAAGTGCTTGATCCTGAGCAAAATAACAAGTTTAGAGATTATTATCTGAACTTTAACATTGATCTTAGCAAAGTGATCTTTATCGCGACAGCGAATGAAATAGGCTCGATCCCCGCACCGCTTCGTGATCGTATGGAGTTTATTTTTGTCAATTCCTATACGCCGCAAGAGAAGTACGAGATCGCTAAAAAATATCTCATTCCCCAAGAGCTTAAAAAACATGGTTTGAAAAACAATGAGATTAACATCTCTAAGCCTACGCTACAACTTATCATCTCAAATTACACGCGTGAATCGGGTGTTAGAAATTTGCGTCGTCGCATTGCCGATATTTTGCGAAAAGTAGCCAAACAACTTTTGATTGATCCAGCGATCGACAAAGTGAGCATTACCAACAGCAATTTAAAAGAGTATTTGCCAAAAACGGTCTTTGAAATTGACGAAGTCGATAAAGAGAACAGTGTGGGCATCGTCAATGGGCTGGCATGGACCAGTGTCGGTGGCGATGTGCTCAAAGTAGAAGCGATTCGCATTCAAGGCAAAGGTGGCATTCAGATCACTGGTTCACTCGGCGATGTTATGAAAGAGTCTGCCAAAATTGCTCTGAGTGTGGTCAAAGTCTTGATCGATAATGGCAAGATCGATGTACCGCTTTCCATCATTCCAACCACAGGAATGGATAAAGAAGAGAATGCCAAACAGGTAGAACCTAGCGATGTTTACAGACGTTTTGATCTTCACATTCACGTACCAGAAGGCGCTACTCCCAAAGATGGACCAAGTGCAGGTGTGACGATGGCAACGGCGATTGCTTCGATATTGTGCGATAAAAAAGTGAAAAGTGATCTTGCTATGACAGGTGAATTGACCTTAACGGGAAAAGTATTGCCGATTGGTGGACTGAAAGAAAAACTGATAGCGGCGTATAAAGCGAAAATTAAAACAGCACTCATTCCTAAGAAAAACTATGAGAGAGATCTCGATGAAATTCCTGATGAAGTCAAAGAGAAGATGAAAATCATCCCAGTATCTCGTGTGGAAGAAGTGTTGGAGTATGCGTTAGTGAAGTAG
- the rpsR gene encoding 30S ribosomal protein S18, which produces MAEKRKFARKYCKYCEAKVEYIDYKDAKILRHSLSERYKIMPRRLTGNCKRHQEMVELAIKRARATAVIPYIIDTQKVVAVPFEQLQQ; this is translated from the coding sequence ATGGCAGAGAAAAGAAAATTTGCACGCAAATACTGCAAATACTGTGAAGCAAAAGTAGAATACATTGACTATAAAGATGCAAAAATTTTGAGACATTCTCTCTCCGAGAGATACAAAATTATGCCACGTCGTTTGACAGGTAACTGCAAAAGACATCAAGAGATGGTAGAACTAGCGATCAAACGCGCTCGTGCTACAGCAGTGATTCCTTACATCATCGACACTCAAAAAGTCGTTGCTGTGCCTTTCGAACAACTTCAACAATAA
- a CDS encoding single-stranded DNA-binding protein: MFNRVVMLGNLTRDCELRYLPSGGAVCTTGLATNRRFKKQDGSQGEEVCFIDITFFGRTAEIANQYLSRGKKVLVEGRLKLDQWTDQQGVKRSKHSITVETLQMIDSRGGQESGGVEGGSYGEPTGTPNVGYNNANAQKPAAYPKQTTPEYSGHEIPDIDINDDEIPF; this comes from the coding sequence ATGTTCAATAGAGTCGTTATGCTTGGAAACCTCACACGTGACTGCGAGCTTCGTTACCTCCCTAGTGGTGGTGCGGTTTGTACCACTGGACTTGCGACCAATCGTCGCTTCAAAAAGCAAGATGGAAGCCAAGGCGAAGAGGTTTGCTTTATCGACATCACTTTTTTTGGACGTACTGCAGAGATCGCTAACCAATACCTTAGCCGTGGCAAAAAAGTATTGGTAGAAGGTCGTTTAAAGCTCGATCAATGGACCGACCAACAAGGTGTAAAGCGCTCAAAGCACTCTATTACCGTTGAAACACTCCAGATGATTGACTCACGCGGTGGACAAGAGAGTGGTGGCGTTGAGGGTGGAAGTTATGGTGAACCAACAGGAACACCGAATGTTGGCTACAACAATGCTAACGCACAAAAACCTGCAGCCTATCCAAAACAGACGACTCCTGAATACAGTGGTCATGAGATTCCGGACATCGATATTAACGATGACGAAATACCGTTTTAG
- the rpsF gene encoding 30S ribosomal protein S6 gives MRHYELLVVVKPTLTVEELQAKLNYLKEILEKNGAVIAATLEMGTRKLAYQIDKFERGTYVVFYFTSPTPAIAEVERLIRITEEFIRFMTVKFENQKELRFWNKQVEKITKKSDAPAPAVVESKEIVEETVTTEA, from the coding sequence ATGCGACATTATGAGTTGCTTGTTGTAGTAAAACCTACATTAACCGTAGAAGAACTACAAGCAAAACTAAACTATCTAAAAGAAATTTTAGAGAAAAACGGTGCAGTGATCGCTGCAACACTTGAGATGGGTACACGTAAACTTGCGTATCAAATCGATAAATTTGAGCGTGGAACGTATGTAGTATTCTACTTTACTTCCCCAACACCTGCTATTGCTGAAGTTGAGAGACTTATCAGAATTACTGAAGAGTTTATTCGCTTTATGACTGTTAAATTTGAAAATCAAAAAGAGCTTAGATTTTGGAACAAACAAGTTGAAAAAATCACTAAAAAAAGTGATGCACCAGCTCCTGCGGTTGTCGAATCTAAAGAGATCGTAGAAGAAACTGTTACAACTGAAGCTTAA
- the holA gene encoding DNA polymerase III subunit delta: protein MYKREFEGVLKANKAPKSTLLYGACAYQNNALAHQLLTLLQAASEEKVMMYFDEYNFTSAKNFLSQSSLFGDRNILIVKTDKTIPSKEVETLVSLCAKNDSSYFIYQYFGEDKKATPLTKFFEKQHDGAFLRLFKADFNEAMQLLQNHANAVGLSIDRYALQHLYMIHSEDLSLCVNECEKLLVLGREIGINDINTLVYGLGSVSMDHFITKLLEKKDIKEEFERLVEGDGVEEIRIINAIQAHVSQLFLFHAYIKLHGAFDAKAILGYPLPPQLAAQRSQHSIKIDLATYQKLSSQLIDAEYRLKKIGNIEKSSYLLSSLIKLQSYL from the coding sequence ATGTATAAAAGAGAATTTGAAGGCGTTTTAAAAGCCAACAAAGCCCCAAAATCAACACTTTTGTACGGGGCATGTGCCTATCAAAACAACGCTCTTGCCCACCAACTTCTCACACTGCTACAAGCGGCGAGCGAAGAGAAAGTGATGATGTATTTTGATGAGTACAACTTCACATCCGCTAAAAATTTTCTCTCCCAATCTTCGCTCTTTGGTGATCGCAATATCTTGATCGTTAAAACCGATAAAACGATTCCTTCTAAAGAGGTTGAAACCCTTGTGAGTCTCTGCGCCAAAAACGATTCAAGCTATTTCATCTATCAGTATTTTGGCGAAGATAAAAAAGCAACGCCTCTGACAAAATTTTTTGAAAAACAACATGACGGTGCCTTTCTCCGTCTCTTTAAAGCTGATTTTAACGAAGCAATGCAGTTACTTCAAAACCACGCCAATGCGGTTGGGCTCTCCATTGACCGCTACGCATTGCAACATCTCTACATGATCCACTCTGAAGATCTCTCCTTATGTGTCAATGAGTGCGAAAAACTTTTGGTGCTCGGTCGTGAAATTGGCATCAACGATATTAATACTCTTGTGTATGGACTCGGTTCTGTTTCTATGGATCATTTCATCACGAAACTGTTAGAGAAAAAAGACATTAAAGAGGAGTTTGAACGTCTCGTTGAAGGCGATGGCGTTGAAGAAATTCGCATTATTAACGCGATTCAAGCGCATGTGTCTCAGCTCTTTTTATTTCATGCCTATATTAAACTGCACGGTGCGTTCGATGCCAAAGCCATTCTTGGGTACCCTCTTCCCCCACAGCTTGCGGCGCAACGCTCGCAGCACTCGATTAAAATTGATCTCGCAACCTATCAAAAACTTTCATCCCAACTGATCGATGCAGAGTACCGTTTGAAAAAAATTGGGAACATTGAAAAGAGCAGTTACCTGCTTTCAAGCTTAATAAAACTTCAAAGTTATTTGTAG